The nucleotide window tttgaaacAGGATGTATCTGATTTTTGCaatattacgcagatgaaaaatttgtccttgaaatttgtttcatatgggaattaaaggacaaatcctgatcaaatataactcctaggttcctttcAGTGGTGCTGGAGGACAGAGTAATGCCacccagagtagttatatcattagataatgtgtttctaaggtgtttagggccaagcacaataacttttcctttttctgagtttaataacaagaagttgcaggtcatccaggcctttatgtccttaatgcatgtttgtagtttggcTAACTGGTTGTATCTGAATCATTTCTCATGCTCTTAACATACACAGAGTGGGTTTGTTAGGAAGACACTGTcagcaaactgtgtgtgtgtgtgtgtgtgtgtgtgtgtgtgtgtgtgtgtgtgtgtgtgtgtgtgtgtgtgtgtgtgtgtgttacccacctcctttcctcttcactCATTCCCCAGTTTCACTCACATCATTCCCTCCATTACAGGGTTTCTGTCACTACCTGGAGGAGAGTTTTGGGAACCTAAAGGAGCGAGGGGTGGTGATTGGGTATGACGCCCGGGCCCATCCTCCCAGTGGGGGTAGCAGCAAGCGATTCGCTAGCCTGGCTGCAGCTGTATTCATCAGCCGAGGGGTGCCTGTCCACCTCTTCTCTGACATCACCCCTACACCCTTTGTGGTAATCACTTGAACTTCTGTTATTTCCtcatttggcttttttttgggACATTGTAATCACAGTTAAACTTACAACACCTTCAAATGGAAgtatcattttatttcttatgattacattttaaacatgcttGATATTGCATTTGGATGGTCAGTTTGTATGCTGTAGTATTTGATTGGTGGAGCAGGTTACAGTGGGCCAGAAGCTTAGGGGGCAAATTCCATTCAAAAAGCACTCTTCCCACTAGTTTGCTCCATGTTGCATAATGTACATGTTTCACAGGGTTATACTTGGTTCAAAACCTGTGTAAGGGCACCACTTACATGAGCTTGTGTCTATACTACACATGCATACAGCAGTCAAAGATTTCATCTTTACATCTGGTTCATTACAGTCgtaaaaaaatgttcatcttcAAACGTTTGTATGGCTTTACTTTGCCCTGTGACAATTACATTTTCTTGAGAGTAAATTACTTTTTATCCACAGCTGCAAACTACaagtcttttttaaaacatgtttatttgttgcattttctGTGTGCTTTCAATATGTTTTACAGATAGTATACTATGATCTTTGAGTGTGTATCCTTCTTCCTGCAGCCTTTCACAGTTTCCCACCTGGGTCTGTCTGCTGGTATCATGGTGACTGCCTCTCACAATCCCAAACAGGACAATGGGTACAAGGTAACACATTTTACTACTTATCATTTACCATCTTTGTTTTTGCACAAGTGTTCCAGGCTCTGGCCCTGATTCAcatataaagtattttaaaaatgaaagtaataGTGCTCCGTAGCCTGATCTGGCTGACAGGTTATGTGTTTGCTTCAACCTTATTTGTAAATACTGTGTTGATTCACTTGTTTGATTGATTAGTTCTTGTTCTGGTTTCAATCTGCTGTCACATCTTTCCTTTttgctctgtctctgtctcaggtTTATTGGGAGAACGGTGCCCAGATTGTGTCCCCTCATGACAAAGGCATCGCCAAGGCCATAGAGGAGAACCTGGAGCCTTGGCCTGAGTCCTGGAACACAGTGGAGGCCCTGAAGAGTCCCTTGCTCAAAGACCCCTACCAAGACATCCACACACAATACTTCAAAGCCATCCAGAAACACTGTCACCACAGGTGCTCCACAGACAAACTACTTGCAGAGCAGCATGTACCATTTGAAATGCCTGATTAAAGCATGATgtaaaactagatttaaaaaaacatgttctgtaatgtgtgcatgtgatttAGATTTAGgccagaggtgtccaaactattctaTAAAGGCCCATGTGACTGCAGATTTTCATTCCAACCGAGCAGGAGCGCActaggcttgactcatttaatcaattgaTCTAAAACTTCAGACAGTTTATTGGTCaaattgtgtgctcttgattggttggaacgaAAACCTGCGGGCACACAGCCATtcatggaatagtttggacatggcTGCTTTAGGCCATAGAAGGACAAACATGCAATGCTACAGAGTTTATAGATACACGGACActcacagacaaaaaacaattttttgaCCTGGGCCTCTTTCTCCACAGGGAGATAAACAAGAGTTCAGAGGTGAAAGTTGTGCATACGTCTGTGCACGGTGTTGGCCACGCATTTGTCCAGTCAGCTTTCAAGGCCTTTGACCTTCACCCTCCATATGCtgtagaggagcagaaagaTCCAGACCCCGAATTCCCCACTGTGAAATATCCCAATCctgaggagggagagggagtcCTGGTACGCactgaacatacacacaaacacgctgTTAGAGCCATTTGGTATTGGGTTcattattatgtgtgtatgaCTATGTTGACTAGTGTGGTTCCCCATTCACACACTAGGTGGTGTGTGGAGTATGGGAAAGGTTTAAATAGGTGATGCAGTAATCACATCCAGGTGTGTTACCGACGTGAAGCATATAGTTTTTTGACCATCACCACTGGTATAGTGTTTATTTATCATACATGTTAAATGGACATAAGTGCATGGTGACATCGATCTAAACTGCTGATGGACCTGATCATGTAATAAATACCACATTGAAGCATGGCAACAGATGTTCATGCATTCACGCTATACAAATGATACACATCAGTTAGGCAAGTACGTGGTAAAGCAGCCCTTAATGGCTTGTAAGTTTTTCGTTTTGTCAAAGTCAAgtcattacacattacacaacaCGTGATTGTTGAAGGtgtagtgtgtctgtgtgtgtttgtgttttgtagaCATTGTCGTTCGCCCTTGCAGAGAAGGAGGGGGCCACTGTGGTGTTGGCGAATGACCCAGATGCTGATCGACTGGCTATCGCTGAGAAACAGAAgaggtgtgtttttgtgtgcaaaaCAGTGAAAGAATTTCACCCTCCTTTGCAGAGGAATTTTCTTAAGTTATTCTGTGAAATGTGGGACTGCTTTAAACATCACAGAGTGGTGATTTACAAACTTGTTAAATAAGATTCTGGTTATATTTTCTTTGTACACTCAAACTTCCATAacctctgtctatctctctctctgtcagtggaCAGTGGCGAGTGTTCAGCGGTAATGAGTTGGGAGCGTTGCTTGGCTGGTGGATGTTCCGCTGCTGGGAACAGCAGAACTCTGACGCTGCTGCTGTGAAAAACCTCTACATGCTGTCAAGCACTGTCTCATCCAAGATACTGCGTGCCATCGCCCTGAAGGAAGGCTTCCACTTTGAGGTAACACAGTCAAGTTTAAAACTGTAGTTTGAAACTTGGGAGCAGCAAGgcattaaacataaaacacctaCTAAATGGACAAATATTAAATCTCAAATGCACGGGTCACCTGGGTGGCCAGATGACAAAGACACTTACTACTTAACTGCAATGTCACATCACATCACCTCTATTAGATCAAATAAAGGAAAAGTGTAAAAGAAAATCTTTCAAACTCAAATGCACAGTGTTACCTGCGTAAAACAGGCTCATCTTGTCCAGTTTTTCCGGATTTTTTAGTCAAGTATACcttaaatgttcttttgttcttttcctAAAGAGACTGATCAAAACTGATCAGCTGAAAGGAGATTTATAAAGTCCTTTTGCAATGAAGATGGTTCATAAAGTACAAATAATTATAGTAATTAGTAATATTAGTAATATAGTAAAGACAGGGAATAATGCGGCTGATTGTGAGTCAGTTAAATGCACATTTGTGCACAAATGTTGCTTCATCGTTTTCTAAATGCCATCACCTAATGTTTTTATAGGAAACACTGACAGGGTTCAAGTGGATGGGGAACAGAGCCAGAGACCTTTTGGATCAAGGCAAGACCGTTCTGTTTGCCTTTGAGGAGGCCATAggtatatatacacattcacgcacacacacatacacacacacatgtatcaGACCATAATCACTTTTGgagacattatatatatatatatattatattacagtacGTCAATTTCCTGGGGACATACCCTAACCGTGACCATCAGCACTAGTTGCCTGACCCTAACTCtcaccctaaccttaaccaatgACCCTAAAATCAGCTTTTCTCAGTTGATGgaacagcttttgtccccaattggacaagctgtCCTCAATTAACCAgtcctaagtctgaaatttgcCCCCAAAATTAacctatgacagaccacatgAGTTAATGTTGTCCATGTGTAGGATCATCTGGAGGCAATGATGAGGAAGTTAATTTGATCTGCTTGAAAGTATTCATGTGATGTAAATTTATCTGGGATCAGGTGACGTAAAGGACAACTTACTATTTGAgtgttaaaacatttcttttgcCAGCTCACAAGATCTAAACTTGGCTGATAGCTTTTAAGAAACCATGTTTAATGAGAAACAAAATGCTAAGAAGAGTATGTATGGTAGAAAATTCTGGCATCCTAGAACTACGCACCTGTATCACCACTGCAGGCTGATATGAAAAAGTCATGGAATATGAGATTATTAGGACAACCAATTAAATAAGATAAGACACCTTCAAGCTGCAGAAAAATTATGTATtgtgttaaaaaacattttttattttattaaagccattttttatttaatgtatgtaatgaagaattataatatattatagtcTTTCTTAATATCTCTGTCAACAGAACATGCTTTGTCCCCGCTAGATCATAGTTATTACGACACTGAGTGCAACACTaaattatattgtgtttttcattcaaatattgAGTTAAATTTGATGGGGTTTAGTGTATAGAAATAGACAAACAACATACATCATAATGTGTACATAGCTGAAACGACCTACTCTGCACTTTAGACACTCCACTGTATCTTTAAACAGTAACATTACTGTATAAAAAGAACCACACAAGGAGTCATTGGTCCTCCTAGTGTAACCAGTTTAACCTGTATAACAATCTTTTCTCTAGAACTAAAAGCGTCTCTCTTCAAAAGCTTTCTATGTAGTCTCGTTCAGCACACTCATAATGCATGTAGCAGCCAATGTCTTGTGAAGAATGTTTACACTGGCTTTCCAACCATGCTGTACAGTCTTGGTCAATTAATACATGCATAAATGGataaagtcattaaaaacagagaaagcatgaaaaaatgtcagacttTGGTCCGCTTAAGTCTGaccaaaaatgtgtcatttttgagCCATGTCTGCAGTCAAACGCCATGCAGGGTTAAAGGTTGTCTGGAGTTTATGACAAATttcagtcaaacacacacacacacacacacacacacacacacacacacacacacacacacgtgcgcgcgcacacacacaaacaacatcacATAGTTTAGTTGCATATATCCCATATAACATGATTATAATGCTGTAATTGGAATTGCATGCCTTTGCACACACTGTTAATATGAGGGGCAAGTGACTACAGCAGCTGGAGGTTtgagcattgtgtgtgtgtgtgtgtgtgtgtgtgtgtgtgtgtgtgtgtgtgtgtgtgtgtgtgtgtgtgtgtgtgtgtgtgtgtgtgtgtgtgtgtgtgtgtgtgtgtgtgtgtgtgtgtgtgtgtgtgttgcagggtATATGTGCAGTCCCTGTGTTTTGGACAAGGACGGGGTGAGCGCTGCAGCCATAGCAGGGGAGATGATTTCTTATCTGGCCACTAAAAACACAAGCCTTTCTCAGCAACTCACTGCCATCTTTGTAGAgtaagagacaaacacacacacgcatgcatatACATTCCAGTACTCATCTGTCTTTGAATTCTGCAAATGATGTACTAAagattttatttactgttaatTTGTTCCATCTCTCATCAACTGTgttaattatcatcatcatttaacaGTTTTCCACTGTGCTACATGAAGTCTGACTTTTATGATAACTGTTATGTTATGGAGTGCCCTGGTGGTCGATTgggtagagcgcatgccacataatcgcagcgtccctggttttAATCTGGTCAGGGACCAAGCTGCAAgtcattcccccctctctctctctctctctctctctctctctctctctctctctctctctctctctctctctctctctctctctctctctctctctctctctctctgtttcctgtcggcatcTCTGCTAGTTACTAtccaaataaaggcaaaaaataaatatttttaaaaaagcaaaaaaaagcctgttatattattgaattatattttacatttttcaggaACTAAAATTGGATGTGGAGTTGTtcatctctctctgcttttcattcTCAGGTACGGCTACCACATCAGTAAGAACTCATACTTCATTTGCCATGACCAGGATGTGATCCGCAGTCTGTTTGAGCGTCTGCGCAACTACGGTGGCCAGAAGGACTCATACCCGACCAAATGTGGGCGGTTCTCCATCTCTGCTATACGAGACTTGACCACTGGCTACGACAACAACCAACCTGATAAAAAGGCTGTAAGGATGTACAGACTCGTTTACACCCTCACAGAGCACAGCCTACCTCTGacagtttatatttttttgcccggatatttttgtttaacatttctcattttttaatagaGCGTCATGCTGTCTGCCATTAAACAAAAGTTTCtcttatattttgttttaattatttctgtcCGTGTATTGCTCTCTCTTCTCGTCCACAGGTTCTTCCCACTTCCAGTTCCAGTCAGATGATCACATTTACCTTCTCTAATGGCTGCGTGGCCACTATGAGGACCAGCGGCACAGAGCCAAAAATCAAATACTACACTGAACTCTGTGCTGCGCCCGGTAACAGGTACGTCACTACTGAGATCGGGCCAGCTTCCCACAGTGACAACAGTCTTAACTGTAAAAGGAAACCTAGTTATCTTAACATTGTTACTTTATTATGtccttttgttttcctctctctgtaaCAGTGATGTGACACACCTGAAGAAGGAACTGGATGACTTGGTCGATGCCATCATTGAAAACTTCTTTGAGCCAAAGAAGAATAATCTGCAGCCTAAACCAGAGTAGAACTGATCTTTATAATTGCAGACAGACATACAAACAGGACCAGTTGTGACTAATATCTCAGACCAGCATGTCATATAATGTCTTAAATACGTCAGAAGGGATTTAACTCAGGCTTGACTTAGATTTACGTCTTTTCTTACTATTATAGCAAATGTGTTGTCATTTTTCCAGTCTTAATTTTAACAATCTGCAGGTTAATTGAAATGTCTAATCTCTATTCTGAGTTAGTTAAGCCATCCATCCGTTTTGGAGCTTTAATTTTTGGGTCCAGTGCCAGTTTTACATTAAGCAGTCACGACACATCACAGCtacatgttttgtttacagtttaTCTCAACGCTGGATATTTTAACATCACAACTGTGAAATATTCAGCACTCCACAGCTACAGTCATTCCTGCTTCCTGAGAATAGCGATAGATACacatattaatgtattaatgtatgtaACAGTCATTCATTCCACAGTGTGTTTCAGCATCGGCTGCAGGGCTGCTAATACGAAGAGTTAAAGAAGAGTGTAAATGAAAACTTATATTGTAACGTTGTTGTTGACTCCTGTTAAACcttgaatatgaatatatttgaatatcTTAATTTATAGTGGGGTATAGCATTAAAAGTGACAATAGAAAAAAGATTAATGCAAAACATGATGTGAAAAACTGcaattttacagtttgaaaaatgatcaaacctAAAAGCTGACAGCACCACCAAGTGGATAAATTGTACATGAATCTTTCAAATGTACCCACTGTTCATTCtttgaaatgaatagttaaaaCTTAAAGGGACTCTTCACACTATCATGTAATGTACAACTAACCACCCTTATTTAAGTGATCATGAATGACTGTTCCAGAAATGGGTAATTAGAAGCTCACCTTTCCTGATGTGCCTCTTAATCAAAAATGcgtgcaaaaaaatgttttcaataaatGAAGGTTTCTAACTGCAAGTGGAAGCAAATGTATCGTGATAAAAcgggagcacacacacacacacacatacatacatatatacatatacatatatatgggctatatatatatatatatatatatatatagcccatatatatatatatatatatatatatatatatatatatatatatatatatatatataactttctAACTGCAAGTGGAAGCAAATGTATCGTGATAAAGcgggagcacacacacacacacatacatacatatatacatatatataggctatatatatatatatatatatatatatatatatatatatataggctatatatatatatacacacacatacatgtatattgTGTACACACTGCGTGCGTATACGTCACCTCGGCATCCTCCAGCAGCGCATGCATGCAGCATGCCCTTTTCATGCCCCATCTGAGtatagagaggagaggagggaggtaCAGGCGACCCTGCCATCTATATTTAACTCAAACTAAAGACAGCCAGGGCTATGCGGAGCccgagcccccccccccccccccccccccccttctctgcgtgtgtgttgtgtatcCTCTCTCTGACATACACTACAACCTCTCTCCGTTACACTTGTCCCGCTGCACACACCGCATAGGACCGTTGAGTTCTGGCAGTGAACAGGTAAGCCGACACAAGGAGGAGATGAAATTATGTCATAtgaagttaaacattttttttaatcaatttggCATTAGCGCTTATTAATAGTGCGTAAATCGTGCGTAAAAATAACTGGTTCCGTGCGTACAATAACAAGAACCGGAGGAGTAGTTCGGTAAAGTCGAAAATATATTCGAGATGTTTGTGATTCAATAATGTTTCGCTTGTGAATAATTGATCCAGGAGGTTCGATTCTGTGAATATATTTCCAACTTTACCGAACTTGAAATGAGGCGTGCATGTCTGACTGCGCCCCTCGGATATACAAACCCAAGTTCCACTTCCGCGCACTGTTAAAATGTTGCAGACAGACCCCGTTATGCTCTGCACTGTCCTAACTGATGTAACCTGAGGGATATATTTATGTTGCAAGGTCAAACATGAGGTACGTAAGCAGCTGCTCTGATTTCATCCTTAAAAATGATTGTCATGGACGCTATGATTCTCATTTATCACCATTGTAATCACGTTCCGCTACGGTAACAACCTACGCTGTAGCTTGAACCTTTTATCCATGGCTTTGATTTCATATACATATTCTAACAACGTAACTCTGTAGCCTTTCTCTCAGTAGACATTATAATGTAAGTTACCTTTTTTGACTACTGTATGCAGGTTTAAATGAGTCAGCTGGACCCCTCCCTTATTTCTGTATTACTGGCCAAATATGATCCTCACAGTGTAactgtcatgtgtttgtgtttgtccttGACACTGTAAAGGTCTAGGTCGGTAATCAAGCCGTGTGTTTCTGGCTGGGTAAACACCAGGTGGTCGTTTTTGTAGTACCCTCTAAATGACCCTTACAACACTACAGGGCTTCACTGATTCAATTTGTCATGGGAATGTTGACCTGATTCTCCAGCAATGACAAAGTAGTGCAAGAATCCAGGAATAGCATTAAATTATAAatctattaaaaataaatgtttgcttaatgtatttcttttcaACTCTTAAAAGCTAAACAGATTATTCATGTCCCCGTCCTGTTACCTGCTGGATTATAAATAACTGATGTTCTGCAGGTAAAAGCAGAGGCTGACAGCTGCCTCTGGCCACACAAGTCATGGAGGGACTCTACTTTGAAGTGAAGCCCAGAAGAGATGAAGCCCTCAGGCCAGGGAGCTTTGACAAACCCCGTCCTAATCTGACTTCAAACCACCGCTCATTTCcatcactttcacatttcacCTCTTCTCAAAAGCTCACCTCAGCCAGGGAGACTGCTGCATGGGGGGagaaggtggaggaagaggTAGAGGAAGAGGTACGATACAAACTGACATTAATCGGATCTCTACCGGTCCACCACATGACCACCATGGCCATGCTGCCCTGGGTGGTGGCTGAGATTAGCAGATCTCGGCCTgctgagaaggaggaggtgcgGTGTGCAGGACCCGGAGGAGGACAGCTGTATCCCCCTACCCGGAATCAGacagtttttttatgtgtgtcgGCATCATTGGTGCGGTGTATGTCCGTTTGGGCTGAGGGGGTTGTCTGGGACCCTCTTACACATACAGTGCTGTTTGAATGCCGTCCACACCAGGTGACAAAACTAATTCACAACAGCCAGGAGGCCAGCAGCTTTGGCTGCCTGGTCAGAGGTCCACCTAACTGTGCCTGCTACGTCTTCCAGTGCC belongs to Scomber scombrus chromosome 2, fScoSco1.1, whole genome shotgun sequence and includes:
- the pgm2 gene encoding phosphoglucomutase-2, yielding MENSQSTTGDTKLDQAVKQWLQYDKNPKTVSIVEDLLKDRKVETLKKCFSSRMEFGTAGLRAAMGPGISCMNDLTIIQTTQGFCHYLEESFGNLKERGVVIGYDARAHPPSGGSSKRFASLAAAVFISRGVPVHLFSDITPTPFVPFTVSHLGLSAGIMVTASHNPKQDNGYKVYWENGAQIVSPHDKGIAKAIEENLEPWPESWNTVEALKSPLLKDPYQDIHTQYFKAIQKHCHHREINKSSEVKVVHTSVHGVGHAFVQSAFKAFDLHPPYAVEEQKDPDPEFPTVKYPNPEEGEGVLTLSFALAEKEGATVVLANDPDADRLAIAEKQKSGQWRVFSGNELGALLGWWMFRCWEQQNSDAAAVKNLYMLSSTVSSKILRAIALKEGFHFEETLTGFKWMGNRARDLLDQGKTVLFAFEEAIGYMCSPCVLDKDGVSAAAIAGEMISYLATKNTSLSQQLTAIFVEYGYHISKNSYFICHDQDVIRSLFERLRNYGGQKDSYPTKCGRFSISAIRDLTTGYDNNQPDKKAVLPTSSSSQMITFTFSNGCVATMRTSGTEPKIKYYTELCAAPGNSDVTHLKKELDDLVDAIIENFFEPKKNNLQPKPE